The nucleotide sequence TCCTCCTTCACTTTTTTCAAAACCTTGGCAACAAGCTTATCACTGATCCGCTTTTCCTTGGCTTTGCCGTTAAGAATAAATGAAATCGTGGTGGTGGATATATTGAGTTGTTTTGCTATGTCACTGATGGACACCTTGCTTCTGGCCATTGCATTTTGAATTAAACTTAAAATTATCTAAAAAACTTAAATTAACCTTCATAAATAAAATATAAACGTATACACAATCATCTTTATGACTTGCGATTAGCATGATATTAATTATCCTAACATTACCCACTCTTATTCACTCATATCATCAAAATTTCTATTGCTTACTTCCCGAAATTCTTCCAAGGATTTATCATCACCATATTTCTCCATCAATTTTTTAAGATCCTCCTTTAATTTAACCACTATATCAGCATATTCTTGATTATCGATAATATTATTGAGTTGTTCTGGATCTTTCTTATTATCATATAACTCCCATTCATCAATATCATAATAGAAATGCGCCAGGGTATAACGATCTGTTCTTATACCATAATGAGGCTGTACATGGTGCCACATAGGAAACTCATAATAATGATAGTAGAGGGCATTTCTCCACTTCTCAGGTTGTTCGCCCTTCAATATGGATGCAAAACTTTCTCCATGGGTCCTATGATCTGTTTCTATACCAGCGATATCTAGTAGTGTAGGTGCTAAATCAATATTACCAATAATAGCATCACTTTCTGATCCAGCCCTTACTTTATTGGGATATCGAACTATAAAAGGCATTCGAAGTGATTCCTCATAGATAAACCGCTTATCAAAAAATCCATGGTCTCCAAGATAGAATCCCTGATCTGAAGTCAAAACGATCATTGTATTGTCGGTTAATCCATTTTCATCAAGATAATCCAAAACCCTTCCCACATTGTCATCTACAGATTTTACTGTAGCTAGATAGTCTTTTATAAAACTTTGGTATCTCCACTTTTTGGTCTCTTCTCTACTCATTCCTTCAGGCGTGTTAATAAAAAGATGTTCCATTTCCATTTCAGTATCACCTGCAGTTTTTTCCCTTCCTTTGTAATTATCGTTAAAGGTTGATGGATAGGGCATATCACGATCTTTCCATAGATCTGAATAAATGCTATCTCTTACCCAAGAGCGGTGTGGAGCTTTAAATTGCAACAACATCAAAAATGGTTTTTTGGACTTTTCAGTATTCTTAAGCCAATTTAGAGCAAAATCTGTGGTTATATTGGTGGCATACCCCTCCCTTTTAACTTTTTTGCCATTTTCATTATAAACAGGATCCCAATAAACTCCCTGTTGCCCTCCAATCTGATGATCATGATATTTATAGGTATCAAAACCTTTTGGCTCACTATTTAGATGCCATTTTCCAAAAAGGCTGGTGGCATATCCAGCTTCTTGAAATTCCTGCGGAAAAGTCCATTGGCTAGCATCAAACTCACCTCCTTCCCAGTTTTTATAATAGCCGTTGCGATGGCTATAATCTCCTGTTAGAATTGCAGCCCTGCTTGGACCGCAAATAGCATTTGTACATAATACATCATGAAACAACATTCCTTCCGTGGCTAGTCTGTCCATATTTGGTGTATCGGCAATGTCTTTAAACCGATTATTATAAGCAGTAATCGCCTGTGTCGTTAAATCATCGGCCATTATATAAATGATATTGGGACGATCATTTATCTGTCCTTCTTTATTACTTACTTTTTCCACATTCCCACAGGATTCAAAAAAAAGCCCCAAAAGGGAAAATAAAAAGAGTTTTAATAACAAAATCCTTCTTGTAAATGTATTTCTCATCTCATTTAGTTCTTAATCTAATGCTAGTATTTTGCACGTTATATTTCTTGAAAATTCAATCCTCTGACTAAATTTCCCTCATGATCTATTTTATAGACTTCTTACAGCCCATTCGACACTTCGCCTATATTCAACTAAAATTTGGCTTGAGAATGGCTGGAAACTATTTCCAACTCACGAAGCGAAAAGGCATAGGCTCCTATAGCAACTGCCTCATTTGTACTTAACCTCGAAAGACCTATAGGAATCTTCTTCTCTGGACGGTAAAGCACTTTTTCACCCTGGCTAAATGGCACCTCTATTTCATAAACTTTATCCGTAATAAATTCCTGCCAAGACGCTTTGTCATCCACATTATAAACAGTGGAAACAATTCTGGGTACTTTTATACCTTGATCCATTTCTATCACCCCATTTAAATGTTCTATCACTTTAGGTAAAATCAAAGAAGATGCCCCAGCTATTCCTCCTCCTATCACCACTGGCGTATCAATCAAAGTCATCACATGCGCCAATGACTCCCCAATAACAGTAGCCATATTTTCAAATGCCTGATAAGCTATTTCCTGCTCACCTGGTATTTTCCCTATCGCAATATCATAGATCTCCCTAGGACTTAACACCCGTTTATCTTTGGTCTTCGCTTTATAGTATTTTTCTATTGCCCTAATGCTCACAGACTCTTCCGCTATCAAGTTTTGGTTGAGCAGATTTCTGGTCAACCATATTTCTCCTGATGCAGAATTATCCCCTCTACAAAGCTGACCATTCATCACCAACCCTCCACCAAACCCTGTCCCCAATGTGACCCCAAACAGGTTATTATATTTTCGGTCAATTCCTAAAGCACTTAGTTTCTGGTTGATTTCAGGTAGAAAACCACCCATAGCCTCTCCATAAGTAAATAGATCTCCATCATTATTGATAAAAACAGGAAGACCAAACACTCTTTTGAGCATACTCCCCAAGGCCACCCCTCCCCTAAAGGCCTGGAAATTAGGTGGATCACCAATGATACCGTTTTTATAGTCCGCAGGACCAGGAAAGGCCATACTAATCGCCACAGGAGCATCAGGCAACATTTCCCTAATTTCCTTAAACACCTCGCAAATAGTCCTAAGGCATTTATCCAATTCCCCGGCATGGGAAGGTCTCTTTATTGGGCTTATTATTTCATTTCCTGCCTGATACGCTGAAAAAACAAAGGTGGTTCCTCCTGCGTCCAAGGTCATGACCACCCTTTCATCACTATAAATATTCATTTTTGTTTTTAAATGGTATGGTTATATTTTCTGATAAAAAAGTCAAAGCCAAAACAAGCGATACCTTACTATATCTGGGCACACAAACAGATTGGTTTTCAAGGGAACGGGGATCGGCATGAACAGCTTCCCCCCATTACTTAACAATCCTCTTATTTACTTTTCTTCATTTGTCCTGTTACCTACAGACTTATTGACGAACTTCAGTGGTAAATGAAGAAGGTTCTTCCAATTCAGAAAGTGAAAATGGCCTATCTTCTTCGGCTACAGCACGCGTTTTATTAGGAATATTATCCATCACAAAGGAAAGTTTTCCTCCATTGATAATCTGGGAATAGGTAATATAATTTTTAGTAAAATCCCGACCATTCAATGTCGCTGATTGGATATAAACATTGTCCGCATTATTGTTCTTGGCCTCCACCACGAATTCCTTTCCATCTTCCAAAGTAAGGGTAACTTTTTCAAACAAAGGACTTCCAATCACATACTGATCAGTCCCTGGACAAACGCTATAAAAACCCATTGCACTCAGTACATACCAAGAAGACATGCCACCCTGATCCTCATCTCCAGGAAAACCTTGTGGAGTGGGATGATAAAGTTCACTCATAATCTTTCTTACCCTATGCTGGGTTTTCCATGGCTGTCCTATATAGTTGTATAAATAAGCTACATGCTGTACAGGCTGATTACCATGCGCATATTGCCCCATATTGGCCAATTCCATTTCCCGCATTTCGTGGATCACTTGCCCATAATGCCCCACATCATAGACTGATGGCATTGAAAAGAAAGTATCCAATTTTTTGGTAAACGGCTCCACTCCTCCCATCAAATTCACCAGTCCATTAATATCATGAAAAACCGACCAAGTATATTGCCAGGCATTGGCTTCTGTAAAAGGATCTCCCCATGAAATAGGGTTGAAGTCTTCTCCCAAAGCCCATTCCCCATTCCTTTTTTTGCCACGCATAAACCCGGATTCTGGGTCATAAATGTTCTTATAATTGTACATCTGACGACCAAATATTCGCGCATAATATTCATTACCTATGGATTTGGCAATTTGATAACCACAGAAGTCATCATAGCTGTATTCTAGGGTTTTTGCGGCACTTTCCCCAACTACCTTATATGGAATATAGCCCAGCTCAAACCAGTCCTTATGAGCTTCCCTTCCATTGGAACCTCCCCAAGGTCCTTTATTGGTGATTTCATGGAAATAGGCTTCCAAGGCCTCTGTTGCATCAAATCCGCCCACTCCCTTTACATGTGCATCCGCCAAAAGAGAAATGGCATGATTACCGATCATGATACCGGAAGTTCCGGGACAAGACCATGTCGGCAAGAACCCGCTTTGCTCCTGTGCGTCCAAAAGAGACTGCATATACCTTGCCTGCATAGTAGGGTGCAATATATTGCTCAAGGGAAACTGCGCCCTAAAAGTATCCCAAAACCCATTGTCTGTATACATATATCCTTCGTGGATTTTACCATCGTATGGACTGAAATAATAAGGGTCTCCCGCTTCGTTGATTTCAAAGAACCGGTGTGAAAACAAGTTGGCCCTAAAGAGGCAGGCATAAAATGTGGCTCGGTCTTTTTCACTTCCTCCCTCCACTAGCACACGGCCCATTAATTCATTCCATTTATCCTTTGCTTCTTTTTTGGTTTGCTCCAGGTGCTTATGTCCTTCCAATTCCTGCTGCATCGTCAAATTCGCTTGTGCTGGACTTATATAAGAAGAAGCAATTTTCACCTGCACCACCGTACCTGGTTTGAACTGAATATAAGCTCCTTTACCATCACCTTCGGCTTCCTTCTCCCCCTTTTGAACACTGTTTTCTTTGTTTTCCCAAGTACCATATGACACAAATGGCTGATCAAACTGCAATTCAAAATATGCCCTGAAATTATCCGGCACCAATAGTCCATTATTCACCCATCCAGTGATTTTTCTGGCCTTAGGGTCAATTTTAACCGAACTTTGTTCAGTATATCCATCAAATACCAAGAATGCTTCTTCCCCTTTTGGAAAAGAAAAACGCATGTGCCCTCCTCGGGTGACAGGAGAGATTTCTGCCTGAATGCCATTGTCCAGTTCCACACTGTAATAATGGGGATGAGCCGTTTCATTTTCATGTTTAAAGGCCGTGGCACGTTCATTTTCATTTACAACCAATTCTCCGATAACGGGCATCAAAGAAAAAGTAGCATAATCATTTACCCAAGGACTACACTGATGAACTTGCTGGAAGCCTCGTATGGTTTCCGCTTTATATTGATATTTCCATCCATCTCCATTTTTACCTGTTTGTGCAGAAAAAGAATGAACCGGAAAAGGCATAGCAACTGTAGGATAAGTATTTCCATAACTCAAAGACCACTCTGAATCGGTCCCCTGCCTAGTATCAACCAAGCTCACCAAATCAGGTGTCTTTTTTGGAGCCGTGAAGGCACTGCTCAGGATTACAAAGCAGGCCATCAGGCTCAATTGAATAGGTTTGATGTTCACAGATTTATTGTTTTTTTGTGATGATGATAATAATTAGAAAGTTATTTGTAAGCCAAGGTTCAACACCTTCTGGTTCAAGTAGGCATCCCCTGCGGTATTGGTACTAATCTCTGGATCTTGCTGGTATTTATCGTAGCTCGTCCAAGTAAACAAATTATAAGCGTTCAGGTAAACCCTGGTTTTATTGATACCCCATGGCAATTTGCTACTTGGAAGTTCATAGCCGATATCAATGGTTTTTAAGCGGACATACCAAGCATCAATCAACCAAAAATCAGATGGATAAGCAGCGCTACTGTTCACGGTAGTTGGATTGGTTGTTAACCTTGGAAAAGTGGCAGTATCAGCGGTCTCAGGTGTCCATCTTTCCAAATGAACTGGCTGGAATTGGCTTTTGAAAGACTCTATCCCTGTTCCCACTACACTGAAGCTATATCCGAATGAGCCCTGAAACAGGAAGCTTGCACTGAAGCCCTTATAGAAGAAATTTGTGGACCATCCCAAGGTGGTATTTGGGAGATTAGGCATACCAATAGGACTCTGGTCAATATTATCCAAAACACCATCTCCATTAAGGTCCTTGTATTTTAGATCACCGGCTTGGACGGGCACATCGTTTTGGGGAACGGCCACATTATTCTCTGGATCAGTATCATTTAATGTCGCGATATCCTCATCTGTATAGAATCCTTCAAAGGTATATCCAAAAGGCTGTCCTATAGATTCCCCTGTTTCTGCTAACCAAGGATAAGACTGCTGGGCTTCTGCCTTATAAAGAATTTTGTTTTTCGCATAGGAGAACACAAAATTGGTACTGATCTCCAACCCCTTCCGGTTATAAAAACGATAGCCCACCTGACCGTCAAAACCCTGATTTTGGGTCTCTGCCACATTGGTTGGGGCTACGCCTACCCCTAACATTAATGGGATATCTTCCCTGGTCACCAATTGGTCAAAGCGGTAATCATAGAAATAATCAACGGTAAAGGTCAACCGGCTATTGAACAAATCTCCGTCTACACCTATATCAAATTTCCTTGATTTTTCCCAAGTCACATTTGGATTACCCAAGTCCCCTTCAAAAATCGTAGGATAACCAATGCCCGCTGTTTCTCCTAGGATATATCCGCCTCCATTATAATAAACCTGTCTATAAAGATACCGGTCTCCAGAGGTCCTATCGGACCCTACCAAACCGTAGGACATCCTCAATTTTAATAGATCTACTTTAGGGAATTTCTCCTTAAAAAAGGGTTCTTGGGAAATACTGTAGCCTAATCCCAACGCAGGAAAGAAACCATAGCGTTTTCCTGTCTCAAACCGGTCTGTACCATTATAGCCAAGGTTAAAATCGATCAAATATTTATCCTTATAGGTATAGGCAGTCTTGGCCGTAAACCCTTGGAAATTGTTTGGTACTGCCGCCCAGGACACTGCTGTACTACTCTGACGGTTAAACAACAAGGTACCGGCAACATGATGGTCTTCATCAAAGGTATTATTATAGTTCAGGAAGGCTTGCAGATTGACATTTTTAGAACTGTAATTCTGATTGCCCAATACGGCATAAGTTCCATAAGCATAGTTTCCTCTTGGATCAATAGAATAGCTATCCGATTCAGGATCATAATGATAAGTCGGATATGAACTTCTAAAAACCTGGCGGTTATTTTCCTCTATACTGGAATAAGCTATTCTACCCTCAGCACTTAAACCTTTGGTGATAAAGCCCAAGTCTTGATCAAAGCCAAACAAAAAGTTCATATCGGTTCTTCTAGTCCTTGAATACCCTCCATTAGCTATTCTGGCATTGATCGTAGGCAGTTTTTCATCAGTATCATAAGCATAGGTATAAGAACCATCCGGATTCAATGGAGGAGCCGAATAAGGTCTGATTTTTGCAAAGTTGTAAATTTCGGAAACCACATTCTGCCCCCGCGGTTCATTGATATTCATAAACCTGGTGGTCACATCAAGTCTTAAACTGGTGGTTTTGGAAATATCAAAATCCAAATTGGTCCTATAGTTGAACCTGCGGTAAAAATAATTATTGTTCACCTCATTGTTTGGATCAGAGAAGTCCCTCACCAATCCATTTTGGGTAAATGCCCCTCCATTGACGAAGTATCTAAGTTTATCATCACCACCTGAAATATCCAAATTGGCATTCCTCTGGGAAGCAAACTGCTTAAACACCACATCATACCAGTTGACATCCGGATGACCATAAGGGTCAGTTCCATTTTTGAAGGCTTCCAAGTCCTGCTCATTGAAAGGCTCATTGAGACCATCATTTCTATAGGCTTCATTTACCAAAGTGGCTGTATTATAAGCATCCAGAAAAGATGGTTTTCTAACAGGGGTCTGGAAACCTTGTTCCACCCGAAGGTTGATTTTGGGTGCACCTTTTTCTCCTCTTCTGGTTTTTACTACTAGCACGCCGTTGGCCCCCTTGATACCATAGATTGCAGTTGTAGAAGCATCCTTCAAAATCGAAATACTCTCAATTTCATTGACATTGATCTGAGAAAGTTGATCATAGGAATACTGTACATCATCCACAATGATCAAAGGTTCATTTCCCGCAGGATTCAGAGAACTTACCCCACGGATAAAGAAATCGGAAGCATCCCTACCAGGCTGTCCTGAGCGCTGTTGACTAAAAAAACCGGGCATCCTACCTTGTAAGGTGTTTTGTACACTTGGAGTTGGAATGGTCCTAATATCAGCTCCTTTTACCGAACTTACCGCTCCGGTCAGGGTAATCCGCTTGGCCTCACCAAAACCTACCACCACCACTTCATCTAAGGCTGTTTCATCCATCTTCATCACCACATCCAGTTTGCTCCTATTGCCTACCTCAAATTCCTGAGGTATAAACCCCACAAAGGAAAATACCACCACATCTCCAGGAGTTACATTTATCTGGTAAGTACCATCGATATCCGTAGTGGTGCCGTGTGGATTATCTCCTTTGACCACGACGGTAGCTCCCGGAAGGGTCTCCCCATCTGAAGAGCTAACGATTCCGCGCAATATGCTATTTTGGGCCATGGCAGTGGATATCAGTCCACATACCAAAAACAGGCTTAGTTGTATCATCTTTTTCATCATCACTTGATTTAAAGTCATGTTAAAATGTCCTACCTGGATTATTACCACCCCGGATTTTGGACCATGTTTTTATTGTTCAAAATCTCCGAATAGGGAATAGGATAAAAATATCTTCTCTCCTCAAAATCCAGTTCCAACAAATCCACTTCATTCACATTAAAGCCTGTGGGCGTCTTTACCAACACCAGCCCCCTTACAGGGTTTTCCGGACTATAGACTTCTGATGCTTTTTTCCATCTTCTTAGATCCCAATAGCGGTGTTCTTCAAAGGCAAATTCTATCCGCTTTTCATTTTGGATTACTTCCCGCATTGCTTCTTTGGTCAGTCCTTGTTGCAAGCCAAACCTTCCATCACTTCCCGGGTCTATTCCGGCCCTTTCCCTAATGGAAAAAATAACGTCTTCTACCTCTGAAGTAGGTCCTGAGACTTCATTTTGGGCCTCTGCAAAGCTCATCAAAACCTCTGCATACCTCAATTCGATCCAATTGTGCCGTACATTTGCATAAGCATCCTGGTTTTCGAAATTGCCCATAAACTTCCTCATATAGTAGCTCGTCTTGGTTTTTTGACTGGCGCCTTTAGGATTGTCTTTTCCTCCCTCAAAAGTTTCTATCTCCTTGTTTAGCCATGTGGCGGTATTATGAAGTACAGTAGCCTTGAGCCTCGGATCGCGGTTTTCATAAGGTCTAAAAGGCAGATAACTATAGGCAGAAGTTGGGTCATCTATGGTCTTTCCGTCTTTCATCAAGAAAGCATCCACTAGATTTTGGCTGGGACTGGTCCTTCCTTGTCCAAGATTGTTTCCTGAATACCCTACTGGCCCATTTGTGGCTTCTATATTAGTATTGTTTCCTCCTTGTCTAAAAAAGATAATTTCTGGATTACCATCAGTTATAAAAACATCCTTAAAGCTTGAATTCAACGAGAAGTTATGCCCATAGTTATCCATAAAATACCTAGCGGCATCTGCTGCCCTCTGCCAGCGCTGTTCATCATATTGTGCATATCCCAGTAATGCTTTCTCTTCAGCTGATTGTCCTATATTCCCACCATTGAACAATGGGCTTGCCGCATATAACAAAACCCTCACCCGCAACGCCATAGCTGCTTCTGCTGTCACTACATGGGCCTCACTGGTAAGATCGGCCAGTGGATAGGTTCTCAGACCATCTTCAATATCCTCCAACTCGCTTATGATGTACTCCAAACATTCCTCGAAGGAATTCCTAGGCAGTTCTAGATCATCATCCAGGCCCAAGATGGTATCTCCCATTAAAGGCATTCCTCCAAAGCGCTTAAGCAGTTCAAAATAATGATATGCCCTGATAAACCGTGCTTCATTTTTCCAGGCCAAATTGAGCGGCATTCCATCCCCAAAAGTATCTTTCAAAGGCACCTTATCGATGTTTGCAATAAATATATTGGCCATTCTTATCGCTTGATAATTGACAGCCAGGTTCATCACAGACCCAATCATATTGGTTTGGGTATACCTGCCCATCGCCAATCGATCCACATCGGATTCATTGATGGTGGAAGAAATCGCATCATCAGTAGCGGCATCCAGATAATCCCCACCGATCCTATTGTGCCGGTTATACATCGTACTGTATATGGCCGCCAAATTTTGTCTCGCCTGTACTCCCAGGGAATCAGTGGTCGAGAAAACAAAGTCTTCTGTAAACTGCTCTACCGGAATGGCTTCAAAATCCTCCTCACAAGAAGCAAAGGCCAGTAACGCTGTACTTAGGCAAAACACCTTTAATCCATTAGATAAACTATTTATATATGATCTTTTCATCATTCGCTTGGTCTAGGGTTTAATGTTAAAGTTTGATATTGAGACCGCCGCTGATCACACGCGTGTTGGGGTAACTGGTAAAATTGGTTACCTCAGGATCTACCCAACTGTAATGACTGAAAGTAAACAGGTTGGTGGCATTGGCGAAGATTCTCACTTGGGCATTGGCTATTTTTCTTGAAAGTGTTGGAGGCAAAGTATAGCCTATACTTACATTCTTCACCCTGACATAATCTCCATCCTTGATCATATGGCTGCCTGTGGCAAAACCGGGGCTGATATTATAAAGATTACCTCCTGCAGTCAAGCGGGGATGGGTAGCGATGTCCTTATTTTCCGGTGTCCACCTTCCCAAAACAGGTTGATAAGCCTGCCCGTATTGCTGTCCATACACTTGGAATCCAGCTTGCATCACATCATTGTTGATATTTATATCACGGTTATATGCCCCCTGAAGCAACACACTAAAGTCCAATCCTTTTACATTAAAACCGGCCGTTAATCCAAAAAATGAATAGGGTTTCAAACCTGCTATGGCCGTATGGTCAAACTCATTGATCAAACCATCTCCATTGAGGTCTTTGTATTTCATGTCTCCTGGTTTTACCTCATAGCCTTCAAACAGGGCATAATTTTCTATCTCTTCTACAGAGGTAAAATAGCCATCTGCAACATATCCAAAGGTAGTACCTACTGGTTTCCCTGTCCTTCTGCGATATGCTTCCTCTATATCCTGCTCATCCATATAAAGCACCTCTGAGCGGTTTTGGGTCCAATTGCCCGTTAGGAAATAATTGAAACTACCAATATTATTCTGATAAGTAAGTGCCAGTTCCACCCCTGTTCGTAGTTGTTCTCCTATATTTTCTACAGGAAACTCAAAACCACCAAAAGCAATGGTTTTTCCTCTTACCTGAAGCATATCGAAATAAATATCACGGTAATAGTCACCACTAAAGCTTAAGCGATTATTCCACATGGAGAGGTCAATTCCGATATTTAGCTTATTAGCCTTTTCCCAAGTTAAATTGGGGTTGGCCATAGGATTGTTTTGGATCGTTGCGATCTGATTAAATTCAGAATAACCTTGCAAATAGGTATAGTCTGTCACACTGTTTCGGTAAGACTGGCGCCAATTATAATAACCCGCATTGTCAATACCGTTACCTGTCTTTCCATAGATCCCCCTGATTTTCAATTGTTCTAACCAGTCAGCATTGAGCAAGAAATCTTCCTTGGCAATATCCCAGCCCAATCCGAAGGCATAAAATCCACCTCCCTGCATTCCAGGACGATATCCATTGTACTTACTGTACACAATGGCCGCTTCTGCCATGTACTTCTTGGCAAAATCGTATTTGGCCTTGAAGGCGCCATTGAAAGGCCTTCTTGGTAGATCATAGTTGATTGTTTCTACTTTTTTGTCCGCAAATAGGGTCCCTGTCACATGATGCTTTCCAAATGAACGGTCATAGGTCAAATCCAACTGACCATACCAGCTATTATAGGTGGAAACAGGGGTATAACTATTGGACTGGGCTTGGTTACTTCCATAGGTCGTATAGGTTCCTTCTTCTAAAGAAGCACCTTCCTCCAGCAAAAACTGGTATACTATGCTCCGCTTATTCCTAACAATAGCGGATTGAGCCTGGGTAGAAACATTGGAAGTCGCACTCATGCTTAAACCCTCTATGAACTTATTAAAATCGTAATCCAGCTTGATGTTCACCATGGCATCCTTGCTATA is from Echinicola marina and encodes:
- a CDS encoding SusC/RagA family TonB-linked outer membrane protein, translating into MNTDCHLRYIRRAIIIMVLGVLLPHIMLAQEEKDLGTTVLGPSVIIMDDYGNPVSGVEMKDGAGNFIASSNEEGIIYLDKELDGVFSFHHEGFYVIRKKIGPESREGDVSAVYLMERFVKSPKRMETLYGDADPEVYLGASSAVYTDQLSTTLGNTILHALPGRIAGLDVSQHSGMANPSTSGNSNADIIGNIPVNGRGTPSDNKQFWFSARGQGPVTVIDGIQRDLFSIDPENVESVTLQKDALSSILMGMRSSRGVLLIETKKPKDDQFRLSFTGQGGMQRLMNVPKPLSAYQYAYMLNEALQYDGKLPAYTSSDFQKYLNGSSPYTHPDVNWYDEVLKRDAPISSYNLNVNGAGGAARYYVGLSYMNQQGHFITSDANSYNTNLGYDRYLITSSVDVDVTEDFTVNATIFGRIEDGNQPGAGAFNILNDIFRTPNNAYPVYNPNGSYGGNTSFTNNLMAQTVNSGYIANYSKDAMVNIKLDYDFNKFIEGLSMSATSNVSTQAQSAIVRNKRSIVYQFLLEEGASLEEGTYTTYGSNQAQSNSYTPVSTYNSWYGQLDLTYDRSFGKHHVTGTLFADKKVETINYDLPRRPFNGAFKAKYDFAKKYMAEAAIVYSKYNGYRPGMQGGGFYAFGLGWDIAKEDFLLNADWLEQLKIRGIYGKTGNGIDNAGYYNWRQSYRNSVTDYTYLQGYSEFNQIATIQNNPMANPNLTWEKANKLNIGIDLSMWNNRLSFSGDYYRDIYFDMLQVRGKTIAFGGFEFPVENIGEQLRTGVELALTYQNNIGSFNYFLTGNWTQNRSEVLYMDEQDIEEAYRRRTGKPVGTTFGYVADGYFTSVEEIENYALFEGYEVKPGDMKYKDLNGDGLINEFDHTAIAGLKPYSFFGLTAGFNVKGLDFSVLLQGAYNRDININNDVMQAGFQVYGQQYGQAYQPVLGRWTPENKDIATHPRLTAGGNLYNISPGFATGSHMIKDGDYVRVKNVSIGYTLPPTLSRKIANAQVRIFANATNLFTFSHYSWVDPEVTNFTSYPNTRVISGGLNIKL